In the Streptomyces formicae genome, one interval contains:
- a CDS encoding glycerophosphodiester phosphodiesterase, whose translation MTFARQHRIQVVAHRGASEDAPEHTLAAYKKAVEDGADALECDVRLTADGHLVCVHDRRVNRTSNGRGAVSALELAELAALDFGSWKKDHDEVAEGEGPDWEGSAGDEVTSVLTLERLLELVAESNASGRRVQLAIETKHPTRWAGQVEERLLLLLKRFGLDAPPAQGPSPVRVMSFSARSLHRVRAASPTLPTVFLMQFVLPRHRDGRLPEGVGIAGPGMRILRNHPAYVAKLKRAGHQVHVWTVNEPEDVELCAELGVDAIITNRPKQILSQLSQLGHR comes from the coding sequence GTGACCTTCGCACGACAGCACCGGATCCAGGTCGTCGCCCACCGCGGAGCCTCCGAGGACGCTCCCGAACACACGCTGGCCGCGTACAAGAAGGCCGTCGAGGACGGCGCCGACGCACTCGAATGCGATGTCCGGCTCACCGCGGACGGCCATCTCGTCTGCGTCCACGACCGACGGGTGAACCGTACGTCGAACGGCCGAGGAGCCGTCTCCGCACTCGAACTGGCCGAGCTCGCCGCCCTGGACTTCGGCTCCTGGAAGAAGGACCACGACGAGGTCGCGGAGGGGGAGGGCCCGGACTGGGAGGGCTCGGCAGGCGACGAGGTCACCTCCGTCCTGACGCTGGAGCGGCTCCTGGAGCTGGTGGCCGAAAGTAATGCGTCGGGGCGCCGCGTACAGCTCGCCATCGAGACCAAGCACCCCACGCGCTGGGCGGGTCAGGTGGAGGAGCGCCTCCTGCTGCTCCTCAAGCGCTTCGGCCTGGACGCGCCGCCCGCGCAGGGGCCTTCGCCGGTACGCGTCATGAGCTTCTCGGCGCGTTCCCTGCACCGCGTGCGGGCCGCGTCGCCGACCCTGCCGACCGTCTTCCTCATGCAGTTCGTCCTGCCGCGCCACCGCGACGGGCGGCTGCCCGAGGGCGTGGGAATCGCGGGCCCCGGCATGCGGATCCTCCGCAACCACCCCGCCTACGTGGCCAAACTGAAGCGCGCGGGCCACCAGGTGCACGTCTGGACCGTGAACGAGCCGGAGGACGTCGAGCTCTGCGCCGAACTGGGTGTCGACGCGATCATCACCAACCGCCCCAAGCAAATCCTGTCCCAGCTGTCACAGCTGGGACACCGCTGA
- a CDS encoding ATP-binding protein: MRHRTWIGRFPVQSIGASTPWRGAKEVSGVALVVAQEVPTSSSMAVPHGPAGVGEARHRMRDQLRVRGVSETVIDDAVLVLSELLSNAYRHGRPLGRGLVGDGDVRAAWHVDKTGRLTVEVTDGGGPTRPVPATPSVTARGGRGLNIITALADAWGVRDDVHGEVTVWVVVHAGHRHEDFATRVAAPSAAALPELAFADPFDDLD; the protein is encoded by the coding sequence GTGCGTCACCGCACGTGGATTGGCCGGTTTCCGGTCCAGTCCATTGGGGCATCCACACCGTGGCGTGGGGCGAAGGAGGTCTCGGGGGTGGCGTTGGTGGTGGCACAGGAGGTGCCCACGTCGTCGAGCATGGCCGTACCCCATGGCCCTGCGGGCGTGGGGGAAGCAAGACACCGGATGCGTGATCAGTTGCGCGTCCGCGGGGTGTCGGAGACGGTCATCGACGATGCCGTACTGGTTCTGTCGGAACTGCTCAGCAACGCCTACCGGCACGGCAGGCCGCTGGGCCGGGGCCTGGTCGGCGACGGCGACGTGCGAGCGGCCTGGCACGTCGACAAGACGGGCAGGCTGACGGTCGAGGTGACGGACGGCGGCGGTCCGACGCGGCCGGTGCCGGCGACCCCGTCGGTCACCGCGCGCGGCGGCCGCGGGCTCAACATCATCACGGCGCTCGCCGACGCCTGGGGCGTGCGCGACGACGTGCACGGCGAGGTCACGGTCTGGGTGGTCGTCCACGCGGGGCACCGGCACGAGGACTTCGCTACGCGCGTCGCGGCCCCCTCGGCGGCCGCGCTGCCGGAGCTCGCCTTCGCGGACCCCTTCGACGACCTGGACTGA
- a CDS encoding DUF5926 family protein: MAKKRPQTKGKQQPQLRDGEIPVVGAREPCPCGSGRRYKACHGRSAAHAVTELVQRPFEGLPGECDWVALRELVPAATVALPLKGGLPEGVPSVSLATVLPMAWPALRRDDGSVLLGLQNDTSSGDISRDLADTLRRALDAEPGTPVQARRAPADGPRLQDVLDPEGAFEPVVHAGFEFWVPDSENASPEVAASLERANAAAIPTVKLTGVDAAYWCETPEKNHLRWVMPHPEEQLLDALARLHAAGTSSLGEGTRLVGSFRAHGVTVPVWDLPSGVGADDIEKPAAEFAERLAAALATDAPLTADERRARGGLTNRQVTLS, translated from the coding sequence ATGGCCAAGAAGCGCCCTCAGACCAAGGGCAAGCAGCAGCCGCAGCTCAGGGACGGAGAGATCCCCGTGGTCGGGGCCCGCGAGCCCTGCCCGTGCGGCTCGGGCCGCCGCTACAAGGCCTGCCACGGCCGGAGCGCCGCGCACGCGGTGACCGAGCTGGTGCAGCGCCCGTTCGAGGGCCTGCCCGGCGAGTGCGACTGGGTCGCGCTGCGCGAGCTGGTGCCCGCGGCCACTGTCGCACTGCCCCTCAAGGGCGGGCTCCCGGAGGGCGTGCCCTCGGTGTCCCTCGCGACGGTCCTTCCGATGGCCTGGCCCGCGCTGCGCCGTGACGACGGCTCGGTCCTGCTCGGTCTGCAGAACGACACCTCGTCCGGCGACATCAGCCGCGACCTCGCCGACACCCTGCGGCGCGCCCTCGATGCCGAGCCGGGTACGCCGGTGCAGGCCCGCCGCGCGCCGGCCGACGGGCCCAGGCTGCAGGACGTCCTCGACCCCGAGGGCGCCTTCGAGCCGGTCGTGCACGCGGGATTCGAGTTCTGGGTGCCGGACTCGGAGAACGCCTCGCCGGAGGTCGCCGCCTCCCTGGAGCGGGCGAACGCCGCGGCCATCCCGACGGTGAAGCTCACCGGTGTGGACGCCGCCTACTGGTGCGAGACGCCGGAGAAGAACCACCTGCGCTGGGTCATGCCGCACCCCGAGGAGCAGCTCCTCGACGCGCTCGCGCGGCTGCACGCGGCGGGCACGTCGAGCCTCGGTGAGGGCACGCGCCTGGTCGGCTCCTTCCGGGCGCACGGCGTGACCGTGCCGGTGTGGGACCTGCCGAGCGGCGTCGGCGCCGACGACATCGAGAAGCCCGCGGCCGAGTTCGCCGAGCGGCTCGCCGCGGCGCTCGCCACCGACGCCCCGCTGACGGCCGACGAGCGCCGCGCGCGCGGCGGTCTCACCAACCGCCAGGTGACGCTCAGCTGA
- a CDS encoding bifunctional DNA primase/polymerase yields MREILGRRRRLLSWRTGRKPGRSAGQLGAALTFATAWRWPVLPGVGLDRRDGTRCACPDPDCVVPGAHPLDPGLLAATTDERMVRWWWTNRPGAPVVLATGGSAPCAVSLPADAGLRALAALDEAGIRLGPVVATEARVHVLVAPYSMAQLGELLYAKDWVPGSLRFHGEGGYLALPPSGTGQGQVRWERAPLPGSAAPWVPDVEAVVDAVVDVLTRTGVSAPEL; encoded by the coding sequence ATGCGCGAGATCCTCGGAAGGCGACGCAGGCTCCTGTCCTGGCGAACGGGAAGGAAGCCCGGCCGTAGCGCAGGACAACTCGGCGCGGCCCTGACCTTCGCGACCGCATGGCGGTGGCCCGTACTGCCCGGCGTCGGACTCGACCGACGCGACGGCACCCGGTGCGCCTGCCCCGACCCCGACTGCGTGGTGCCCGGCGCGCACCCCCTCGACCCCGGCCTCCTCGCGGCCACCACCGACGAGCGCATGGTGCGCTGGTGGTGGACCAACCGCCCCGGCGCCCCCGTCGTGCTCGCCACCGGCGGCAGCGCCCCCTGCGCCGTCAGCCTGCCCGCCGACGCGGGCCTGCGCGCCCTCGCCGCACTCGACGAGGCGGGCATCAGGCTCGGCCCCGTGGTCGCCACCGAGGCCCGCGTCCACGTCCTCGTCGCCCCCTACTCCATGGCCCAGTTGGGCGAACTGCTGTACGCCAAGGACTGGGTCCCGGGATCCCTGCGCTTCCACGGAGAGGGCGGCTACCTCGCGTTGCCCCCCTCCGGCACGGGTCAGGGACAGGTCCGCTGGGAGCGCGCGCCGCTGCCCGGCTCCGCGGCCCCCTGGGTCCCCGACGTCGAAGCGGTGGTGGACGCCGTCGTGGACGTCCTCACTCGTACGGGTGTGAGCGCGCCCGAGTTGTAG
- a CDS encoding PP2C family protein-serine/threonine phosphatase — translation MLDIPSPVRVHLETLLAAQNDMGVCDAIEHYAPAGKPSAMNAPHLPKVAGIDSTVPSPAHTVAPSAAVPPSADDSPVPAPPGALIQDRLAGWVSDLTTLHELTERLTRTAGLDDALRELLRAGSALVGARRGLVVIEPADGLGPATTVGLGLARADLGHIETVPRGATSYGRILDAAGSQDPPAEIAQPDLLADDGLDPRHREVAARIGYAASYALPLAAEDAGRIGAAVWLYDEPAEPTERQRHLVGLYARHAAEHLARLIELDRARTTVDTLREELMPSRLPRVAGVQLAARHRTGPRGGGDWHDALPLPDAALGLAVGSVTGSGPSAVAAMGRLRASLRAYAVMEGEDPVAVLSDLELLLRLTEPARSATALFAYCEPALRKVVLAGAGHSPPLIVGERRTEFVETSLSAPLGMLACWEAPSVEISPEPGETVLLYTDGLLHRTGDPMDRAFARLHAAAASVPKGIRDDPGAIADHVLHTVLPDGLDAVDSDEDVVILAARFA, via the coding sequence ATGCTGGACATCCCCTCACCAGTGCGTGTACATCTGGAGACATTGCTAGCGGCGCAGAATGACATGGGGGTTTGCGATGCTATCGAGCATTACGCACCGGCCGGAAAGCCGTCAGCCATGAACGCCCCGCACCTTCCGAAAGTGGCCGGAATCGACTCCACTGTTCCGTCGCCCGCGCACACTGTCGCGCCCAGCGCAGCCGTCCCACCCTCAGCGGACGACTCTCCCGTACCGGCCCCGCCCGGCGCACTGATCCAGGACCGGCTCGCGGGCTGGGTCTCGGATCTCACCACGCTGCACGAACTCACCGAGCGCCTGACCCGCACGGCAGGGCTCGACGACGCGCTGCGCGAGCTGTTGCGCGCCGGTTCCGCGCTGGTCGGCGCCCGGCGCGGACTCGTCGTCATCGAACCGGCCGACGGACTCGGCCCCGCCACCACGGTCGGTCTCGGCCTCGCGCGCGCCGACCTCGGGCACATCGAGACCGTGCCGCGCGGCGCCACCTCGTACGGCAGGATCCTGGACGCCGCGGGCAGCCAGGACCCGCCCGCCGAGATCGCGCAGCCCGACCTGCTCGCCGACGACGGACTGGACCCGCGCCACCGCGAGGTCGCCGCCCGCATCGGCTACGCGGCGAGCTACGCCCTGCCCCTCGCCGCCGAGGACGCGGGCCGGATCGGCGCCGCGGTCTGGCTGTACGACGAACCCGCCGAGCCCACCGAACGCCAGCGCCACCTCGTCGGCCTCTACGCGCGCCACGCCGCCGAGCACCTGGCGCGGCTCATCGAACTCGACCGCGCCCGCACCACCGTCGACACCCTGCGCGAGGAGCTGATGCCCTCGCGGCTGCCCCGGGTCGCCGGGGTGCAGCTCGCCGCGCGGCACCGCACCGGGCCGCGCGGCGGCGGCGACTGGCACGACGCACTGCCGCTGCCGGACGCCGCGCTCGGGCTCGCGGTGGGTTCCGTGACCGGCTCAGGACCCAGCGCGGTGGCCGCGATGGGGCGGCTGCGGGCGAGCCTTCGGGCGTACGCCGTGATGGAGGGCGAGGACCCCGTCGCCGTCCTGTCCGATCTGGAGCTGCTGCTGCGCCTGACCGAGCCCGCCAGGTCGGCGACGGCGCTCTTCGCGTACTGCGAGCCCGCGCTGCGCAAGGTCGTGCTCGCGGGCGCCGGGCACAGTCCGCCGCTGATCGTCGGGGAGCGGCGCACGGAGTTCGTGGAGACCTCCCTCTCGGCGCCGCTCGGGATGCTCGCCTGCTGGGAGGCGCCGAGCGTGGAGATCAGTCCGGAGCCCGGAGAAACGGTGCTTCTGTACACCGACGGCCTGCTGCACCGCACGGGCGACCCGATGGACCGGGCCTTCGCGCGGCTGCACGCGGCGGCCGCGAGCGTGCCCAAGGGCATCAGGGACGACCCCGGGGCGATCGCCGACCACGTGCTGCACACCGTGCTGCCCGACGGGCTCGACGCCGTGGACAGCGACGAGGACGTGGTGATCCTGGCGGCGCGCTTCGCGTAG